One segment of Xiphias gladius isolate SHS-SW01 ecotype Sanya breed wild chromosome 1, ASM1685928v1, whole genome shotgun sequence DNA contains the following:
- the vps35 gene encoding vacuolar protein sorting-associated protein 35 isoform X1: MPTTQQSPQDEQEKLLDEAVQAVKVQSFQMKRCLDKNKLMDALKHASNMLGELRTSMLSPKSYYELYMAISDELHYLEVYLTDEFAKGRKVADLYELVQYAGNIIPRLYLLITVGVVYVRSFPQSRKDILKDLVEMCRGVQHPLRGLFLRNYLLQCTRNILPDDGEQSEGSEEMTGDINDSIDFVLLNFAEMNKLWVRMQHQGHSRDREKREKERQELRILVGTNLVRLSQLEGVNVDKYKQIVLPGVLEQVVNCRDSLAQEYLMECIIQVFPDEFHLQTLNPFLRSCAELHQHVNVKNIIIALIDRLALFAHREDGPGIPAEIKLFDIFSQQVATVIQSRQDMPSEDVVSLQVSLINLAMKCYPERVDYVDKVLESTVEIFNKLNLEHIATSSAVSKELTRLLKIPVDTYNNILTVLQLKHFPPLFEYFDYESRKSMSCYVLSNTLDYNTTIVAQEQVDAILNLVSTLIQDQPDQPADDPDPEDFAEEQSLVGRFIHLLHSEDPDQQYLILNTARKHFGAGGNQRIRYTLPPLVFAAYQLAFRYKENSSLDDKWEKKCQKIFSFAHQTISALIKAELAELPLRLFLQGALAAGEIGFENHETVAYEFMSQAFSLYEDEISDSKAQLAAITLIIGTFERMRCFSEENHEPLRTQCALAASKLLKKPDQCRAVSICAHLFWSGRSTDKNGEEIRDGKRVMECLKKALKIANQCMDPSLQVQLFIEILNRYVCFYERENDAVTVQVLNQLIQKIREDLPNLEASEETEQINKHFHNTLEHLRLQRESPESEGPAYEGLVL, encoded by the exons ATATGGCCATCTCTGACGAACTCCACTACCTAGAGGTTTATCTGACGGATGAGTTTGCCAAGGGACGCAAGGTAGCAGATCTCTATGAGCTGGTCCAGTATGCAGGGAACATCATCCCCAGACT CTATCTGTTAATCACAGTGGGTGTGGTGTACGTTCGCTCCTTCCCCCAGTCTCGTAAGGACATTCTGAAGGACCTGGTCGAAATGTGTCGTGGTGTCCAACACCCACTCAGGGGCCTCTTCCTCAGAAACTACCTGTTGCAATGCACCCGCAACATACTGCCAGATGATGGGGAGCAGTCTGA GGGGTCAGAGGAGATGACCGGTGATATCAATGACTCCATCGACTTTGTCCTGCTGAACTTTGCGGAAATGAACAAGTTATGGGTTCGAATGCAGCATCAGGGTCACAGccgagacagagagaagagagaaaaggaacgACAAGAACTTAGGATTCTGGTGGGCACCAACCTAGTTCGCCTCAGCCAACTGGAGGGTGTCAACGTGGACAAGtacaaacag ATTGTTCTTCCTGGAGTGCTGGAACAAGTTGTGAACTGCAGAGACTCGCTGGCTCAGGAGTATCTAATGGAGTGCATCATTCAG GTTTTCCCAGATGAGTTCCACCTTCAGACCCTGAACCCTTTCCTGCGTTCCTGTGCTGAGCTTCATCAACACGTCAATGTCAAGAACATCATCATTGCCCTCATTGACAG acttgCTCTGTTTGCTCATCGAGAAGATGGCCCTGGCATTCCAGCTGAGATCAAACTGTTTGACATCTTCTCTCAACAAGTGGCAACTGTCATTCAG TCTCGCCAGGACATGCCATCAGAGGACGTGGTCTCTCTCCAGGTCTCCCTCATCAATTTGGCAATGAAATGCTATCCTGAACGTGTTGACTATGTAGATAAGGTCCTGGAGAGCACTGTAGAGATATTCAACAAGCTCAACTTGGAACA CATAGCGACCAGCAGCGCAGTGTCAAAGGAACTTACCCGACTGTTGAAGATCCCGGTGGACACCTACAACAACATCCTGACAGTGCTACAGCTCAAGCACTTCCCACCACTCTTCGAGTACTTTGACTATGAGTCACGCAAGAGCATGAGTTGCTATGTGCTGAGCAACACGCTGGACTACAACACCACCATTGTGGCACAGGAACAG GTGGATGCCATCTTGAATTTGGTATCCACACTGATACAAGACCAACCAGACCAGCCAGCTGATGATCCTGACCCTGAGGACTTTGCTGAGGAGCAGAGCCTTGTGGGTCGTTTCATCCATCTGCTCCACTCTGAAGATCCTGATCAACAGTACCTT ATTCTGAACACAGCTCGGAAACACTTTGGTGCGGGTGGAAACCAAAGGATTCGCTACACACTCCCTCCTCTGGTGTTTGCTGCCTACCAGCTGGCCTTCAGATACAAGGAAAACTCCTCATTG GATGACAAGTGGGAAAAGAAGTGTCAGAAGATCTTTTCCTTCGCCCACCAGACCATCAGTGCACTTATTAAGGCTGAGCTTGCTGAGCTGCCTCTTCGACTCTTCCTGCAGGGGGCACTGGCTGCAGGCGAGATTGGCTTTGAGAACCATGAGACTGTAGCATATGAGTTCATGTCACAG GCCTTTTCTCTGTATGAGGATGAGATAAGTGACTCCAAAGCCCAGTTGGCAGCCATCACGCTGATCATTGGTACCTTTGAGCGAATGCGTTGTTTCAGCGAGGAAAACCACGAGCCGCTGAGGACTCAGTGTGCACTGGCTGCCTCCAAGCTGCTGAAGAAGCCTGACCAGTGCCGAGCCGTCAGCATCTGCGCCCATCTCTTTTGGTCAGGTCGCAGCACTGACAAAAATGGTGAAGAG ATCCGTGATGGTAAGCGGGTGATGGAGTGTCTAAAGAAAGCCCTGAAGATTGCCAACCAGTGCATGGACCCATCACTGCAAGTCCAGCTTTTCATTGAAATCCTCAACAGATACGTCTGCTTCTATGAGAGAGAAAACGATGCG GTGACTGTCCAGGTATTAAACCAGCTGATCCAAAAGATCAGGGAAGATCTTCCCAATCTGGAGGCAAGTGAGGAAACGGAGCAGATCAACAAACACTTCCACAATACACTGGAGCATCTTCGCCTGCAGAGAGAATCCCCTGAGTCTGAGGGCCCTGCCTATGAGGGCCTGGTCCTTTAA
- the vps35 gene encoding vacuolar protein sorting-associated protein 35 isoform X2: MKRCLDKNKLMDALKHASNMLGELRTSMLSPKSYYELYMAISDELHYLEVYLTDEFAKGRKVADLYELVQYAGNIIPRLYLLITVGVVYVRSFPQSRKDILKDLVEMCRGVQHPLRGLFLRNYLLQCTRNILPDDGEQSEGSEEMTGDINDSIDFVLLNFAEMNKLWVRMQHQGHSRDREKREKERQELRILVGTNLVRLSQLEGVNVDKYKQIVLPGVLEQVVNCRDSLAQEYLMECIIQVFPDEFHLQTLNPFLRSCAELHQHVNVKNIIIALIDRLALFAHREDGPGIPAEIKLFDIFSQQVATVIQSRQDMPSEDVVSLQVSLINLAMKCYPERVDYVDKVLESTVEIFNKLNLEHIATSSAVSKELTRLLKIPVDTYNNILTVLQLKHFPPLFEYFDYESRKSMSCYVLSNTLDYNTTIVAQEQVDAILNLVSTLIQDQPDQPADDPDPEDFAEEQSLVGRFIHLLHSEDPDQQYLILNTARKHFGAGGNQRIRYTLPPLVFAAYQLAFRYKENSSLDDKWEKKCQKIFSFAHQTISALIKAELAELPLRLFLQGALAAGEIGFENHETVAYEFMSQAFSLYEDEISDSKAQLAAITLIIGTFERMRCFSEENHEPLRTQCALAASKLLKKPDQCRAVSICAHLFWSGRSTDKNGEEIRDGKRVMECLKKALKIANQCMDPSLQVQLFIEILNRYVCFYERENDAVTVQVLNQLIQKIREDLPNLEASEETEQINKHFHNTLEHLRLQRESPESEGPAYEGLVL; the protein is encoded by the exons ATATGGCCATCTCTGACGAACTCCACTACCTAGAGGTTTATCTGACGGATGAGTTTGCCAAGGGACGCAAGGTAGCAGATCTCTATGAGCTGGTCCAGTATGCAGGGAACATCATCCCCAGACT CTATCTGTTAATCACAGTGGGTGTGGTGTACGTTCGCTCCTTCCCCCAGTCTCGTAAGGACATTCTGAAGGACCTGGTCGAAATGTGTCGTGGTGTCCAACACCCACTCAGGGGCCTCTTCCTCAGAAACTACCTGTTGCAATGCACCCGCAACATACTGCCAGATGATGGGGAGCAGTCTGA GGGGTCAGAGGAGATGACCGGTGATATCAATGACTCCATCGACTTTGTCCTGCTGAACTTTGCGGAAATGAACAAGTTATGGGTTCGAATGCAGCATCAGGGTCACAGccgagacagagagaagagagaaaaggaacgACAAGAACTTAGGATTCTGGTGGGCACCAACCTAGTTCGCCTCAGCCAACTGGAGGGTGTCAACGTGGACAAGtacaaacag ATTGTTCTTCCTGGAGTGCTGGAACAAGTTGTGAACTGCAGAGACTCGCTGGCTCAGGAGTATCTAATGGAGTGCATCATTCAG GTTTTCCCAGATGAGTTCCACCTTCAGACCCTGAACCCTTTCCTGCGTTCCTGTGCTGAGCTTCATCAACACGTCAATGTCAAGAACATCATCATTGCCCTCATTGACAG acttgCTCTGTTTGCTCATCGAGAAGATGGCCCTGGCATTCCAGCTGAGATCAAACTGTTTGACATCTTCTCTCAACAAGTGGCAACTGTCATTCAG TCTCGCCAGGACATGCCATCAGAGGACGTGGTCTCTCTCCAGGTCTCCCTCATCAATTTGGCAATGAAATGCTATCCTGAACGTGTTGACTATGTAGATAAGGTCCTGGAGAGCACTGTAGAGATATTCAACAAGCTCAACTTGGAACA CATAGCGACCAGCAGCGCAGTGTCAAAGGAACTTACCCGACTGTTGAAGATCCCGGTGGACACCTACAACAACATCCTGACAGTGCTACAGCTCAAGCACTTCCCACCACTCTTCGAGTACTTTGACTATGAGTCACGCAAGAGCATGAGTTGCTATGTGCTGAGCAACACGCTGGACTACAACACCACCATTGTGGCACAGGAACAG GTGGATGCCATCTTGAATTTGGTATCCACACTGATACAAGACCAACCAGACCAGCCAGCTGATGATCCTGACCCTGAGGACTTTGCTGAGGAGCAGAGCCTTGTGGGTCGTTTCATCCATCTGCTCCACTCTGAAGATCCTGATCAACAGTACCTT ATTCTGAACACAGCTCGGAAACACTTTGGTGCGGGTGGAAACCAAAGGATTCGCTACACACTCCCTCCTCTGGTGTTTGCTGCCTACCAGCTGGCCTTCAGATACAAGGAAAACTCCTCATTG GATGACAAGTGGGAAAAGAAGTGTCAGAAGATCTTTTCCTTCGCCCACCAGACCATCAGTGCACTTATTAAGGCTGAGCTTGCTGAGCTGCCTCTTCGACTCTTCCTGCAGGGGGCACTGGCTGCAGGCGAGATTGGCTTTGAGAACCATGAGACTGTAGCATATGAGTTCATGTCACAG GCCTTTTCTCTGTATGAGGATGAGATAAGTGACTCCAAAGCCCAGTTGGCAGCCATCACGCTGATCATTGGTACCTTTGAGCGAATGCGTTGTTTCAGCGAGGAAAACCACGAGCCGCTGAGGACTCAGTGTGCACTGGCTGCCTCCAAGCTGCTGAAGAAGCCTGACCAGTGCCGAGCCGTCAGCATCTGCGCCCATCTCTTTTGGTCAGGTCGCAGCACTGACAAAAATGGTGAAGAG ATCCGTGATGGTAAGCGGGTGATGGAGTGTCTAAAGAAAGCCCTGAAGATTGCCAACCAGTGCATGGACCCATCACTGCAAGTCCAGCTTTTCATTGAAATCCTCAACAGATACGTCTGCTTCTATGAGAGAGAAAACGATGCG GTGACTGTCCAGGTATTAAACCAGCTGATCCAAAAGATCAGGGAAGATCTTCCCAATCTGGAGGCAAGTGAGGAAACGGAGCAGATCAACAAACACTTCCACAATACACTGGAGCATCTTCGCCTGCAGAGAGAATCCCCTGAGTCTGAGGGCCCTGCCTATGAGGGCCTGGTCCTTTAA